In the Engystomops pustulosus chromosome 2, aEngPut4.maternal, whole genome shotgun sequence genome, one interval contains:
- the TCEANC gene encoding transcription elongation factor A N-terminal and central domain-containing protein isoform X1, producing the protein MISVSAVECMLDLEGIKELTFRALQVESLLNDRMYEDIESHLTYFEEVKVNFVNLQQTDAVRVVYRVLKSCPPGVLKKKAKCLLSKWKLLYKDSCLHTSTVQEKFTGEQGRSDNAAIISGIQNKTDLENSSSHPFTQTEEVGQNQSSSSQAVCVTQLSTGTKDQQKMTFEGLRIKCRELLYQALSDPSQCQEKIQEYVKELEENIYLMYSGNEKKYRSCIRSKISNLKNPKNVHLKKLIYSEGLPPKTFAGMTTMEMANEELRDLRASYTQAGVQEHQLPQRTDGVQTSKIKCRKCERFNCTVTMISRGTLFLPGWVRTGNPDEEMMTFVICNECGEQWYHSAWVCL; encoded by the coding sequence GTATGTTAGATTTGGAGGGTATTAAGGAGCTGACGTTCAGAGCTTTACAAGTGGAGAGTCTTCTAAATGACAGAATGTATGAAGACATTGAGTCCCACCTCACTTACTTTGAAGAAGTTAAAGTGAACTTTGTTAACTTACAGCAGACTGATGCCGTCAGAGTTGTGTACAGAGTACTTAAAAGCTGTCCACCAGGAGTACTGAAGAAAAAAGCAAAGTGCCTACTCTCCAAATGGAAACTCTTGTACAAAGACAGCTGCCTTCATACCAGCACAGTTCAGGAGAAGTTTACAGGTGAACAAGGAAGGTCTGACAATGCAGCCATTATCAGTGGGATCCAAAATAAGACAGATCTGGAGAACAGTAGCAGTCATCCCTTTACACAGACTGAAGAAGTAGGCCAGAATCAAAGCTCAAGTTCACAAGCAGTATGTGTTACCCAGCTAAGTACAGGTACAAAAGATCAACAGAAAATGACTTTTGAAGGATTGAGAATTAAGTGCAGAGAACTTTTATATCAAGCTTTGAGTGATCCTTCTCAGTGCCAAGAAAAAATCCAAGAATATGTAAAGGAGCTAGAGGAAAACATCTACCTTATGTATTCTGGGAATGAAAAGAAGTACAGAAGCTGCATACGCAGCAAAATTTCCAATctaaaaaatcccaaaaatgtgcacttgaagaagctaatTTATTCTGAGGGTCTTCCCCCCAAGACGTTTGCTGGAATGACCACTATGGAGATGGCAAATGAGGAGCTCCGAGACCTCAGAGCTAGTTATACTCAGGCTGGTGTTCAGGAGCATCAGCTTCCCCAGCGCACTGATGGAGTCCAGACCAGTAAAATTAAATGTAGGAAATGTGAAAGATTTAATTGTACAGTAACCATGATCTCTCGTGGAACACTGTTTCTGCCAGGCTGGGTACGCACTGGGAACCCTGATGAAGAGATGATGACATTTGTTATTTGTAATGAGTGTGGAGAACAGTGGTATCATAGTGCCTGGGTATGTCTGTGA
- the TCEANC gene encoding transcription elongation factor A N-terminal and central domain-containing protein isoform X2: MLDLEGIKELTFRALQVESLLNDRMYEDIESHLTYFEEVKVNFVNLQQTDAVRVVYRVLKSCPPGVLKKKAKCLLSKWKLLYKDSCLHTSTVQEKFTGEQGRSDNAAIISGIQNKTDLENSSSHPFTQTEEVGQNQSSSSQAVCVTQLSTGTKDQQKMTFEGLRIKCRELLYQALSDPSQCQEKIQEYVKELEENIYLMYSGNEKKYRSCIRSKISNLKNPKNVHLKKLIYSEGLPPKTFAGMTTMEMANEELRDLRASYTQAGVQEHQLPQRTDGVQTSKIKCRKCERFNCTVTMISRGTLFLPGWVRTGNPDEEMMTFVICNECGEQWYHSAWVCL; this comes from the coding sequence ATGTTAGATTTGGAGGGTATTAAGGAGCTGACGTTCAGAGCTTTACAAGTGGAGAGTCTTCTAAATGACAGAATGTATGAAGACATTGAGTCCCACCTCACTTACTTTGAAGAAGTTAAAGTGAACTTTGTTAACTTACAGCAGACTGATGCCGTCAGAGTTGTGTACAGAGTACTTAAAAGCTGTCCACCAGGAGTACTGAAGAAAAAAGCAAAGTGCCTACTCTCCAAATGGAAACTCTTGTACAAAGACAGCTGCCTTCATACCAGCACAGTTCAGGAGAAGTTTACAGGTGAACAAGGAAGGTCTGACAATGCAGCCATTATCAGTGGGATCCAAAATAAGACAGATCTGGAGAACAGTAGCAGTCATCCCTTTACACAGACTGAAGAAGTAGGCCAGAATCAAAGCTCAAGTTCACAAGCAGTATGTGTTACCCAGCTAAGTACAGGTACAAAAGATCAACAGAAAATGACTTTTGAAGGATTGAGAATTAAGTGCAGAGAACTTTTATATCAAGCTTTGAGTGATCCTTCTCAGTGCCAAGAAAAAATCCAAGAATATGTAAAGGAGCTAGAGGAAAACATCTACCTTATGTATTCTGGGAATGAAAAGAAGTACAGAAGCTGCATACGCAGCAAAATTTCCAATctaaaaaatcccaaaaatgtgcacttgaagaagctaatTTATTCTGAGGGTCTTCCCCCCAAGACGTTTGCTGGAATGACCACTATGGAGATGGCAAATGAGGAGCTCCGAGACCTCAGAGCTAGTTATACTCAGGCTGGTGTTCAGGAGCATCAGCTTCCCCAGCGCACTGATGGAGTCCAGACCAGTAAAATTAAATGTAGGAAATGTGAAAGATTTAATTGTACAGTAACCATGATCTCTCGTGGAACACTGTTTCTGCCAGGCTGGGTACGCACTGGGAACCCTGATGAAGAGATGATGACATTTGTTATTTGTAATGAGTGTGGAGAACAGTGGTATCATAGTGCCTGGGTATGTCTGTGA